In a single window of the Massilia oculi genome:
- the dnaQ gene encoding DNA polymerase III subunit epsilon, whose translation MRQIVLDTETTGLNPRTGDRVIEVGCVEIFNRKLTGNNFHRYINPERESDEAALAVHGLTTEFLSDKPKFHEIAEELREFVQGAEVIIHNAPFDLGFLNHEFTRIGLPPFVEHCSGVIDTLVHAKELHPGKRNSLDALCDRYEISNAHRKLHGALLDSELLADVYLAMTRGQNSLTMDVEVESANIGDALDVVPLGEIIVVAASGDELAAHDEVLAGLDKNVKGSCVWRNYAPQG comes from the coding sequence ATGCGCCAGATCGTCCTCGACACCGAAACCACCGGCCTGAATCCTCGCACGGGAGACCGCGTCATCGAGGTCGGCTGCGTCGAAATCTTCAACCGCAAGCTCACCGGGAATAATTTTCACCGTTATATCAACCCCGAGCGCGAGTCGGACGAGGCGGCGCTGGCGGTGCACGGCCTGACCACCGAGTTCTTGAGCGACAAGCCGAAGTTCCATGAGATCGCCGAAGAATTGCGCGAGTTCGTGCAGGGCGCCGAAGTCATCATCCACAATGCGCCGTTCGACCTGGGCTTCCTGAACCACGAATTCACCCGCATCGGCCTGCCGCCTTTCGTCGAGCACTGCAGCGGCGTGATCGACACCCTGGTTCACGCCAAGGAACTCCATCCGGGCAAGCGCAATTCACTGGACGCGCTGTGCGACCGCTACGAGATCTCGAACGCGCACCGCAAGCTGCACGGCGCACTGCTCGACTCCGAGCTGCTGGCCGACGTCTACCTGGCCATGACCCGCGGCCAGAACTCGCTGACGATGGACGTCGAAGTCGAAAGCGCGAACATCGGCGACGCGCTCGACGTGGTGCCGCTGGGCGAGATCATCGTGGTCGCGGCGAGCGGCGACGAACTCGCGGCGCACGACGAAGTGCTGGCCGGCCTCGACAAGAACGTGAAAGGCAGCTGCGTGTGGAGGAATTATGCTCCGCAGGGGTGA
- a CDS encoding class I SAM-dependent methyltransferase, which yields MDSVSEKSIIALDNWLQSPAGGYVRAFEQACLDELTVDIFGFNALQIGVPQLDALAASRMPNKWQAATRASHADELAFAAGGKQIAVAVDFEELPFATGSIDLVVLPHVLEFAAEPHQVLREVERVLIPEGQVIICGFNPASLWGMRQGVRRVTRSDYLPESGEFISLPRLKDWLKLLNLGVTRSHFGCYAPPCRTAHWLSRFSMMESAGARWWPYLGAVYVVHAIKRVKGMHIIGPAWNKKASKRPAAVPAANRE from the coding sequence ATGGATAGCGTATCCGAAAAATCCATTATAGCGCTCGACAACTGGCTGCAATCGCCGGCGGGCGGCTACGTGCGCGCGTTCGAGCAGGCCTGCCTGGACGAGCTCACGGTGGACATCTTCGGCTTCAATGCGCTGCAGATCGGCGTGCCCCAGCTCGATGCGCTGGCGGCCAGCCGCATGCCCAATAAATGGCAGGCGGCCACGCGCGCCTCGCATGCGGACGAACTGGCGTTTGCCGCGGGTGGCAAGCAGATCGCGGTCGCGGTCGACTTCGAGGAACTGCCGTTCGCCACCGGCAGCATCGACCTGGTGGTGCTGCCGCACGTGCTGGAGTTCGCGGCGGAGCCGCACCAGGTCTTGCGCGAGGTCGAGCGGGTCTTGATTCCGGAAGGGCAGGTGATCATCTGCGGCTTCAATCCGGCCAGCCTGTGGGGCATGCGCCAGGGCGTCCGGCGCGTCACGCGCAGCGACTACCTGCCCGAGTCCGGCGAATTCATTTCTTTGCCGCGTCTGAAAGACTGGCTAAAATTGCTGAATCTGGGCGTGACACGCAGCCATTTCGGCTGCTACGCCCCGCCGTGCCGCACGGCTCACTGGCTCAGCCGCTTCTCGATGATGGAATCGGCAGGCGCGCGCTGGTGGCCGTATCTCGGCGCGGTCTACGTGGTGCATGCGATCAAGCGGGTCAAGGGCATGCACATCATCGGTCCCGCATGGAACAAGAAAGCGAGCAAGCGGCCGGCGGCAGTGCCGGCAGCGAACAGGGAATGA
- the rnhA gene encoding ribonuclease HI: MSEQQSNATSSTQVEIFTDGACKGNPGTGGWGALLVSNGHEKEIFGGEPNTTNNRMELRAVIEALGVLSRPCKVVLHTDSQYVQKGISEWIHGWKARGWKTAAKEPVKNDDLWKALDQAQQQHAVEWRWVRGHNGHPGNERADVLANRGAASVRR, from the coding sequence ATGAGCGAACAACAATCGAATGCAACCTCCTCGACCCAGGTCGAGATCTTCACCGACGGCGCCTGCAAGGGCAATCCGGGCACGGGCGGCTGGGGCGCGCTCCTGGTCTCGAACGGGCACGAAAAAGAAATCTTTGGTGGCGAGCCGAACACTACCAATAACCGCATGGAATTGCGCGCCGTGATCGAGGCGCTCGGCGTCCTGAGCCGTCCGTGCAAGGTCGTGCTGCACACCGACAGCCAGTACGTGCAGAAGGGCATCTCGGAATGGATTCACGGCTGGAAGGCGCGCGGCTGGAAGACCGCAGCGAAGGAACCGGTCAAGAACGATGACCTGTGGAAGGCGCTCGACCAGGCGCAGCAGCAGCACGCCGTCGAATGGCGCTGGGTACGCGGCCACAACGGCCATCCTGGCAACGAGCGGGCCGACGTGCTGGCCAATCGCGGCGCGGCCTCGGTGCGGCGCTGA
- a CDS encoding SAM-dependent methyltransferase: MPDAPTTAPSILHERRALLHGAAALASLALAPVAIPSALAQQPLPKVPYVTTPQAIVDRMLSMAQVGRNDVVYDLGCGDGRIVISAASKYGARGVGIDLDPERIREATANARAAGVQDRVRFRQGDLFRSDFSPATVVMLYLLFEVNLQLMPQLWRQLRVGARVVSHDFHMGAQWPPEQIVRVRDKTLYAWTITEELKQELRQELRQELR; encoded by the coding sequence TTGCCGGATGCACCAACGACCGCCCCATCCATCCTGCATGAGCGCCGCGCCCTGCTGCACGGCGCCGCCGCGCTGGCCAGCCTGGCGCTGGCCCCGGTGGCGATCCCGTCCGCGCTCGCGCAGCAGCCCTTGCCCAAGGTGCCGTATGTGACGACGCCGCAGGCCATCGTCGACCGCATGCTGTCGATGGCGCAGGTCGGACGCAATGACGTGGTGTACGACCTCGGCTGCGGCGACGGCCGCATCGTGATCTCGGCCGCCAGCAAGTATGGCGCGCGTGGCGTGGGCATCGATCTCGATCCGGAACGGATCCGGGAAGCGACCGCCAACGCGCGCGCGGCCGGGGTGCAGGACCGCGTGCGCTTTCGCCAGGGTGACCTGTTCCGCAGTGATTTCAGCCCGGCCACCGTGGTCATGCTGTATTTGTTGTTCGAGGTGAACCTGCAGCTGATGCCGCAGTTGTGGCGGCAGTTGCGGGTCGGCGCGCGGGTCGTCTCGCACGATTTTCACATGGGCGCCCAATGGCCGCCGGAACAGATCGTGCGGGTGCGCGACAAGACCCTGTATGCGTGGACGATCACGGAGGAGCTTAAGCAGGAGCTCAGGCAGGAGCTTAGGCAGGAGCTCAGGTAG